Proteins encoded within one genomic window of Meriones unguiculatus strain TT.TT164.6M chromosome 20, Bangor_MerUng_6.1, whole genome shotgun sequence:
- the Hbs1l gene encoding HBS1-like protein isoform X2, whose amino-acid sequence MARHRNVRGYNYNEDFEDDDLYSQSVEDDYCISPSTAAQFIYSRRDNPVEEYSYEDLKESSSHQLSDIDQAHLYSCLDHMREVLGDAVPDDILTEAILQHKFDVEKALSMVLEQESVQNLKGKSERGVPAGKPSKGVLLSSFEVSPENVQHSYPQSENHLDSSSKSECCSSVAKYGSHSSSLVPSQYLLHRKKKLERPKSEKELESCKLTRELSLAHLIDDMPRDSCASQPSVRLPPSDSTQSQLPKTLDADMLRPPPSECAPEDDFTLKGIPDLKSLMRGNIAASGSLGVQSSSLPDFRSIPMQSILGTLNNPLHLSSPVENNFNSNISTELGQGAKNNIVKNDTLLFSQCGSPSLADLFEEHRENSRSQFFALPGLCSPSASLGSLPLAHLADRSQVSNTVSELTGSLSSLAFCKASPTRDLENLSLSDLIAKSIELDNSQIKRDSFELSLSEMRSPGVDSNIDLSVLIKTPEPVPKPVVDLSVTPTPEAKVLSSKLGEHSSSTKESKKNKKGSLPRKAPLSVSWTKALAARPSAFASTLCLRYPVKSCKRHTLELYKTFLYSRQVQDVSDKEISPLVAITPFDFKSASPDDIVKANQRKAFTRE is encoded by the exons ATGGCCCGGCATCGGAACGTCCGGGGCTATAACTACAACGAAG atTTTGAAGATGATGATTTGTACAGCCAGTCTGTGGAGGATGACTACTGTATTTCACCATCGACCG CTGCTCAGTTTATTTACTCTCGACGTGACAACCCTGTAGAAGAGTACAGCTATGAAGATCTGAAAGAGTCTTCAAGTCACCAGTTGAGTGACATTGACCAAG CTCACCTTTATTCATGCCTGGATCACATGAGAGAGGTCCTGGGGGATGCTGTGCCTGATGACATATTGACTGAAGCAATTCTGCAGCACAAGTTTGACGTGGAGAAGGCTTTGTCCATGGTCTTGGAACAAGAGAGTGTGCAGAATTTGAAGGGGAAGAGCGAAAGAGGCGTGCCTGCAGGAAAGCCATCAAAAG GAGTCTTACTTTCTTCCTTTGAAGTTTCACCcgaaaatgttcaacattcttatcCTCAATCAGAAAATCACTTGGATAGCAGTAGCAAATCTGAATGTTGTAGCTCAGTAGCAAAATATGGATCACACAGTTCTTCACTTGTGCCAAGTCAATATTTACTTCATAGAAAAAAGAAACTTGAGAGACCCAAAAGTGAAAAGGAACTAGAATCATGTAAGTTAACAAGAGAGCTGTCTCTAGCTCACCTGATTGATGATATGCCAAGAGATTCCTGTGCAAGCCAGCCGTCAGTCAGACTGCCACCCTCAGACAGTACACAGAGCCAGCTCCCTAAGACTCTAGATGCTGATATGTTGCGTCCTCCTCCGTCTGAGTGTGCTCCTGAAGATGATTTTACTCTCAAAGGAATACCAGACTTAAAGTCCTTAATGCGGGGGAACATAGCAGCTAGTGGTTCTTTGGGTGTTCAGAGCAGTTCACTACCTGATTTTCGGAGTATTCCAATGCAGAGCATCTTGGGAACTTTAAATAACCCATTGCACCTATCTAGCCCAGTTGAAAACAATTTTAACTCCAATATAAGCACTGAGCTTGGACAAGGAGCCAAGAATAATATTGTGAAAAATGACACCTTACTGTTTTCCCAGTGTGGAAGTCCGTCACTGGCTGACCTGTTTGAGGAACACAGAGAGAACAGTCGCAGCCAGTTCTTTGCCTTGCCTGGTCTGTGTAGCCCATCTGCCAGCTTGGGCTCCCTTCCCCTGGCACACCTGGCAGACCGCTCTCAGGTTTCCAACACAGTATCGGAGTTAACAGGCTCTCTGTCTTCGTTGGCATTTTGTAAAGCGTCTCCCACGAGAGACCTGGAGAATTTGTCCCTTTCTGATTTGATTGCAAAATCGATTGAACTAGACAACTCTCAGATTAAGAGAGACTCCTTTGAGCTTAGTTTATCTGAAATGAGGAGTCCTGGAGTTGATTCAAATATCGATCTTAGTGTCCTGATAAAAACTCCAGAGCCTGTCCCAAAGCCTGTAGTTGACCTCTCAGTTACTCCAACACCAGAGGCTAAAGTTCTAAGTTCAAAGTTAGGGGAACATTCCAGCTCTACTAAggaaagtaagaaaaacaaaaagggcTCTCTTCCTAGGAAAGCACCTTTATCTGTGTCGTGGACCAAGGCCCTTGCTGCTAGGCCTTCAGCTTTTGCTTCAACGCTGTGTCTTCGTTACCCAGTGAAAAGCTGCAAAAGGCACACTCTTGAACTCTACAAGACTTTCCTTTATAGTAGACAAGTTCAAGATGTATCAGACAAAGAAATAAGTCCTCTTGTAGCAATAACGCCATTTGACTTCAAATCAGCATCTCCGGATGACATTGTA